ATTGTAATTGTTGTAAGGAGTGAACTGAATAGTAGCCGGACCTGTAGGAAGCGGGAATTCTGCTTTTGCCACCGGAGCATCGAAACGGTACGAAATATTTGTGGTGGCTGTAGGAAGATATCCGGCTTTGATGATGGATTGCTTCACTCCATCGGCCTTCAGTGATTCTTCCATTTCCCTGATGCGGGGATAATTGCTGACAGCGGCCTGGATCAGGCCTTTCAGTTGTTCATCCCTCACGGGCGACTCCTGCGCCATTGCGGGAGATAACGCAATGAGCAGGACGAGTGCGCCAATAATCTTTTTCATGCTGTATGATTTGTTTGATCGCTTCATTGTTGTATTGTATCAGTGTGCTGCCTCCATCGCTTCTTTCACTGCCTTAGCATCTACAGGGGCAGCAGGTCCGTTCGTTTTCTTCTTTCTCAGGAAAACCACCAGTGGCAGTACGATGATAAAGAAGATACCGATGAGCCGGAATGTATCGAGGTATGCGAGATAATAGGCTTGTTTGTCTACTGCTCCGCTCACCATCGCATAGGCTTTGGCGGTAGCAGTGGAGGCATCGCCGGTTTTGGCGATCATGCTCTGGGTGATGGCTGTCATGCGTTCTGTCATTGCCGGCGCGCCATCGTAGGTATTGGCCACCATATCGGCCCGGTGCTGTGCATACCGATGGCTCACGAAATTATTGGCCATGGCAATCCCAAAAGCTCCACCGATCTGGCGGATCATATTGTTCAATGATATGCCCGCTGCGTAATCTTTGGGCTGCAGTCCTGCCACTGCCTGGTTGATCAGGGGCAGTTGGCTCATCGAGATACCGAATGCGCGGATCAGCAGGGGAACAAAGAAGGCCCATCTTCCTACATCCGGGCTAATGTCTGCACTCATCCAGGAGTAGATAGCAAAGAGGATAAAGCCCACCACGATAAAGGGAATAGGCGATACGCCTTTACTCATCATCTTCCCGATCACCGGCATCATCACTACACCCGCCAGCGTTGGTGGTAGTAGCGATAATCCCGTTTCGTAAGCCGTAAAGCCCAGCACCCGCTGTGCCAGCACAGGATATACGAATACCGAAGTGAACAATCCCAGGCCCGCCACAAAAGTGAAGATAGTAGTGAAGGCATATGGCCTGTGTTTCATCACACGCAGGTTCACCACAGGATTGGGTATGCGCAATTCATAGATGATGAAACCAACCACGCCGATCACGGCCAGCACGGCGCAGGTCTTGATGGCATCACTGGCGAACCAGTCTTCCGCTTCTCCGCGCTCCAGCACAAACTGAAGGGTGCCGATGCCCAGCATCAGTAAGGCGATACCGATATAATCGATCTTGATACCAGCCCGCTTCTGCCCCTCTCCTTCCTTTTTATCGATGAATGTATAAGCAAGAATAGTAGCGATGATACCTACAGGCAGGTTCACGAGGAACATCCAGGGCCAGCTGAAATGTTCGATAAGATAACCTCCCACAGTGGGTCCCAGCGTGGGCCCCAGGATCAGCCCCATCCCGAACAAACCCGAAGCCATGGGCCTTTCTTCCGGCGTGAAAGCATCGAAGAGGATTGCCTGCGAAGTGGAGAGCAGCGCACCGCCGCCCACACCTTGCACAAAGCGCCAGATGATCAACTCAACGAGGTCTGTTGATTGCGCACACATATAACTGGCGATGGTGAAAATGACCATGCTCACCAGGTAATAATTCTTGCGCCCGAAATACTCAGCCAGGAAACCCGTCATCGGAATGATGATCACATTGGCGATGGCATAGGAAGTGATCACCCAGCTGATGTCCTCGATGTTCACACCCAGGCTGCCAGCCATCTCACTGAGGCCCACATTCACGATACTGGTATCGATCAGTTCCATCACGGCTGCCGTTACCGTTGTGAGCACTATTATGAATCGTGCAAATCCTTTTGGACTGGACATGTTAAAATGTTGGATAGATCAGGCCATAGCATTGCCGGCTGCCGCAAAATGCATGCAGTAGAGAATGTTATGGCAAGAACGGGTGATTAATTCAAGGGAACGCTTACAAAAACGCTGAGCCCGGCACGAAGTACTTCGCGGTATTTATCGCAATCAGTG
This portion of the Pseudobacter ginsenosidimutans genome encodes:
- a CDS encoding DHA2 family efflux MFS transporter permease subunit produces the protein MSSPKGFARFIIVLTTVTAAVMELIDTSIVNVGLSEMAGSLGVNIEDISWVITSYAIANVIIIPMTGFLAEYFGRKNYYLVSMVIFTIASYMCAQSTDLVELIIWRFVQGVGGGALLSTSQAILFDAFTPEERPMASGLFGMGLILGPTLGPTVGGYLIEHFSWPWMFLVNLPVGIIATILAYTFIDKKEGEGQKRAGIKIDYIGIALLMLGIGTLQFVLERGEAEDWFASDAIKTCAVLAVIGVVGFIIYELRIPNPVVNLRVMKHRPYAFTTIFTFVAGLGLFTSVFVYPVLAQRVLGFTAYETGLSLLPPTLAGVVMMPVIGKMMSKGVSPIPFIVVGFILFAIYSWMSADISPDVGRWAFFVPLLIRAFGISMSQLPLINQAVAGLQPKDYAAGISLNNMIRQIGGAFGIAMANNFVSHRYAQHRADMVANTYDGAPAMTERMTAITQSMIAKTGDASTATAKAYAMVSGAVDKQAYYLAYLDTFRLIGIFFIIVLPLVVFLRKKKTNGPAAPVDAKAVKEAMEAAH